TCTTTTTGAGTAACATTCATGTACATCATCTGAGGTGTATATCCATTCGGAATCATTGCTTCCAATCAGGTTTGTTCGTTTTAGATTGATAATATGAAAAGGCTCCTTAATCTTAGTATCTCTCTGCTGGTCATATTCCAACCACTTGACTCAAGCATTCTGGATTGTGAGGATTGCCTGACTGAGTCATCACCTATGAGTGTAAATGGTCATTTTGATGGATATGAGGTCTCAGATTGTGAGGATTGTTGCTCCTTGGCAGAATACGATGCTTGCTGTACCCCTGATATTGTCAGTGCTCAATTATTCATATTTACGCGAGACTTCTCTTATCGCGGGCCAATGGGGTTTCTTCCTCCACATATTGATAAGGTTATAAACCAGACACAATTTTCCTTCTTCCAAGAGGATGCTTTACCTGATCCAGTTCATCGGATCCATCATGCTCATCCCTTAATCATTTAAAATCCAAACAATTTGTGGGACTTCATGCAGGGAGTTTGTACTCCTCTACAGGAAGTGTCTAAGGTCAAAGTCTCTCATCAGGGAAGGTTATGCTCGCGGGGGTAATAGTTTAGACCCATGGAGAGCCATATTATTGTGAGTTCAAAACTAAAAAAATATAGAAAGAAATTGAAATGAATAATTATAAGCTAATAGCGACCCTTGTTATTGCAGCTACCCTTCTAATGTCATGCGGTAGTAAACCTGAATCCGCACTCCCTGAAGATTGGGCAGGTCGTGGTGAAATTCGAGTATATGAAGTATTCGGAATGGATTGCCCTGGGTGCCATGGTGGGCTTGAGAAGCAGTTGAATGCACTTGAAGGTGTTGTAGAATCCAGGGCGGACTGGACCTCTCAGCAAGTAATGGTATTGGTTGAAGTGGGCGTTGAAGTGTCTGATGCAAATATTCATGAGGGTATGAAGCGGGCTAACTTCACCCCTGGGGAACGGTTGCAGTAATGTCAATCTTCAATAAAATGAAGCAACACTCCTTTAACTGGCTATTGTTAGGTATCCTAATTCTGGCAGGGGAGAGCTCAGCCGCAGGCATCAGTGTCGACGCAGGTTTAACCCCAGCTGAGAACAGGTGGATGATTCGCGTTCAGTCACGCCAGATGGGTGCCACATCCCAGCCATCGACTCCAACACGTCAAATGAAATTACAGGCCAACGTTTTTATGGCTGCCTATGGTCTCAGGCCAAATGTTACCATAATTGGAATGCAAGGTTGGTTGAATAAAGAGATGACCATGATGGGGGTTGTGAACAATAGCACTGGTCTCGCAGATTTCAATCTGCTTGTCAAGTATCTTATACATAGAACCAACACCAGATACCAAACACTTGGTATTGCTGCCACGGCAAAACTGACTTTGCCCACTGGCGAGGACGGTTTTTCTGATGACTATTGGTCATTTGCACCCGGGCTCTACTTGTCCTTAAGGAGAGGTACCTGGGCATTTGATGGAAGCACAACCTATAGGGTACAGGATATCCTTTTCCAACAGGTCGAAATGACCAGGGGATGGGAATACTCCCTGGATGGTGCGGTGGCGAGACAGCTTCCAGTAGGAGGATTAAAAAACATGGCGCTGGCACCGGTCTTGGAATTCAATTTTCTAGTAAATCGAAGGGATCGGCCTACTGCAGTCGAGATGGACGATGCAGAATCAGTGGTCTTTTTATCACCAGGATTTAAGTACACCTATAGTTCTATGATTCTTGAGTCACTCATCCAGGCACCGATTTGGCAAAAAATTCCTATTACCAGCTTGGAAAAGGATGTTCGTTGGCGTGTTGGATTGCGGTTCATGTTTTAAGAGATTGCTGGGGCTTTCCTTGTCTACAAATAGAACACCAAGGGACTTGTAGGAATATCTATGCTCAAAGCCACCATCCTAAGATCCAAAACATGGGCACTTTACATGCAAAAATGATAGTGGTTCATTAAATATGATGTGCAAATCATATGGATTGCACGGCAAATAGATCCATAAAGTAAATTTAGGTGATAATTGAAAGTGGCTGTGGATCAAGCTGTTAGAATGGTACTAGGGGCTCATCTGCATTCTACGAACGGCGATGAGTAAACCAGCCAATCTATGTCCTACGGACTGCGACTGTAAAAAAAATCTATAGTGTCGTATTTCTGCACAGACAGTATAAATGCCAATATATGCTAAAAATGGTTTAGTTACAGTAATACGTGAAAGTATATACAATTGGACTGAAATTTGCTAAATCAGAGTTGTTGATATTTGTGAGTTGATAAACCATACGTCGGAGACCCCATGCAACCTCTCCGGCAAAGAATATAAAGGCATATAATTATGAGCAGCCCCTCTTTTAACGCTTTTGGAATGGCTCAATCTCAGTTTGATAATATCGCTGAAATGCTCGATTTGGATCAGGCTTCCAGGGATTTACTCAGAACTCCTATGAGAGAATACCACTTCAACATCCCAATCCGCATGGATGATGGAAACATGAAGATATTCAGGGGCTTCCGCGTTCAGCACAATGATGCCCGTGGTCCAGGTAAGGGAGGTGTCCGATTTCATCCCATGGAGACCATTGACACGGTTAGAGCGCTTTCGATGTGGATGACATGGAAAACTGCTGCAGTGGATATCCCACTTGGTGGGAGTAAAGGTGGGGTCATCTGTGATCCACACAATTTGAGTTTGCATGAACAAGAGCAAATATGTCGTGGATGGGTACGGCAGATAGCTCGAAATCTTGGACCAGTTACGGATATTCCAGCACCAGATGTAATGACCAATGCTCAGCATATGTTGTGGATGCTGGATGAATATGAGACGATTTTCGGCGGTCGTTATCCTGGCTTTATTACCGGAAAACCTATAGGTGTTGGTGGATCTTTGGGACGTAAAGAAGCCACCGGGTATGGTGTGGTCATTACTTTACGTGAAATGCTCAAGGAAATGAATATCAGACCGATGGACACTACTGCCAGTATTCAAGGATTTGGCAATGTCTCTCAATATGCTATAGAATTGTACCATCAATTAGGTGGCAAGACGATTTGTGTCTCAAGCTGGGATCAAGAGGATCAAAAGTCATACTCCTTTAGGAAAAAAGATGGGATAGACCTTGAGGCACTACAAGGTATTACCAATTCTTTTGGTGGAATCGATAAGCAGAAAGCACAAGATATTGGTTACGAAGTTCTGGCAGGGGATGACTGGCTAAAACAGGATGTAGATATCTTAATTCCGGCTGCGATGGAGAATCAGATAACCAAAGACAACGTAGAGAGTATCAGTAATCAAGTAAAAATAATTGCTGAAGGTGCCAATGGTCCAACTGAACCCGGAGCCGATGTAATTATTAAGAACCGCGGCATTCAAATTATCCCTGACCTCATTGCTAATGCCGGTGGTGTGACTTGCAGCTACTTCGAACAGGTTCAGAATAATATGAACTATTATTGGCCGCGTGATGAGGTGTTGAGTAAGCTGGATGCAAAGATGACCACTTCCTATATTGCTGTAAGTAAGCTATCCAAAAATAAGAAATTATATATGCGAGATGCTGCCTATGTCATTGCAATTGGACGAGTCGTTCAGGCATCTAAAGATCGTGGGTGGATTTAAAGGGCGCCCTAAAAGGAAGGTGGTCCAAAATGACAGAATCGGGAAACGCACCTTTGGAGAATGAATTAGAAACATTTTCTCTTAAGCTTTTCTCTGATCAGAAGAAGCCATCTGTTATAGGTTCTGGAGCCCTGGGAGGTAAAGCACAGGGGCTGTTTGGAATTAGTAAACACCTTGCCAATTCCTTTGATGCAGGGCAATTCAAAGAGATTGAATTCAATATTCCGTCTTTGGCAGTCATCCTCTCAGATGTATTTGACAGTTTTATGCAGGAGAACCGAGTCAGCCCCGAAATGCTTTTGGAGCAACCAGATGATCGGATAGCTCATACTTTTCAAAACTTTGATCTTCCTTTTGGGATACTGGGTGACCTCAAGTCAATCATTGATCAAATTCATTACCCATTGGCAGTGCGGTCTTCGAGTATTCTTGAAGATGCGCTTGATGCGCCCTTTGCGGGTATCTATGCAACAAAAATGATCCCCAATAATGAAAGCGATACAGATGTTCGCTTTCGGAAGCTCACTGAGGCCATCAAGTTTGTCTACGCATCCACCTTCTTCAAGGCAGCCAAAGATTATCGCAAAGCAATTAGCAAAGACCTCCTTGATGAAAAGATGGCAGTGATTATACAAGAGGTCGTGGGTAAGCCCCATTTTGATAGATATTATCCGGATATTTCTGGTGTGGCCAGATCCTTTAATTATTATCCTCCCAGCCATTCAAAACCGGAAGATGGTATTGTCAATCTTGCCCTGGGTCTAGGCAAGACTATTGTGGATGGAGATCCATCCTGGTGGTTTACACCAAAGTCACCCAGAGCAAATCCTCCATTTCTGGATGTGAGCGAATGGCTTAAGCAAACTCAGAATAAGTTCTGGAGTGTGAATTTAGGTTCTCCTCCTGCGTACAATCCCATCAGTGAATCTGAGTACTTGATCCAATGTGGATTGAGAGAGGCTGAATATGATGATACGCTAAAATCTGTTGCATCTACCTATGACCCACGAAATGATCGGATCAATGTAGGACTGGGCGAGATTGGTCCGCGAATGGTCACTTTTGCTCCAATCCTTGTTTACAATCAATTCCCGCTAAATGATTTGTTAAAAAACATAGTGGAAATCTGCGTAGACGCTTTGAATTCACCAGTGGAAATTGAATTTGCCATAACCCTTAACCCAACACGGTTTGGATTACTTCAGGTCAGACCCTTATTAGCACTAGCTGATGAAATAGACATTCAGGATGATGAATTTACAGGTAAAGATATCCTGCTCGCCTCAGAACGGGTTCTGGGAAATGGTGAAAATAGTAATATTGAGCATATTGTGTTTGTGAAGCCCCAAACCTTTGACGCAAAGCACACGCCTCAGATCGCCCGTGAGATAGAAGCGGTTAATGTCACAGCCATTGAGAACGGAATAGACTATCTTTTAATAGGTTTTGGCCGCTGGGGTAGTTCAGATCCCTGGTTGGGAACTCCAGTAACCTGGGGACAAATATCTCAGGCCAAAATAATTGTTGAATCAACTTTACCTGAGATGGATAAAGAGTTTAGCCAAGGGTCTCACTTTTTCCACAATATCACCAGTTTTGGGGTAAGTTATTTCTCTCTCAGACATTCTGATGATCATGGTCTTGATTGGGAATGGTTAGATAAACAAGCATGCGTATCTGAGACTGATTATATTAAGCATGTTAAGCTGGTTAAACCCTTAACAGTCAAGGTGGATGGTCGTAGTGGCCGGGGTATAATAATAAAATGAATATGAAGAAGAAAAGTCGCTCAGCATTATTACTCCAAGAGTTAAGGGAGCGTGAAAAAGAACTGCGTTGCATCTATGAGATAGATGAAATTCTTAACCAGCAAGACTCCAGCATAGATGAATTATTGAACCAAATTGTCCATATTATTCCCAGTGGATGGCAATATCCTGATATTTGTCAGGCTAGAATTACATTTGAAGATCAAGAGTATTGCAGTAGAAAGTGTGTTGAGTCTAACTGGGGACTTCAAGCTGATATCATTATCCAAGACGAAAAAGTCGGCTCCGTTGATATTAGTTATATCGAAGAGCGTCCCAACGAGGTTCAAGGCCCTTTCCTAAAAGAAGAACAGGATTTAATTCATTCAATAGCACGACACATTAAAATTGCTCTACAGCATCGTTTATTAAAGAACCTGTTCGATAGAAAAGGTGATGTTGAGAAGCACGATGATGAATGGGTTACCATACTTGAACTCCTCAGGAATACGGATTCACCCTTATTAGAACGTCTATCTAGAAAAATGACTAACTTTCTCTTCCTTGGGGGTAGTGAAGAGGCCAAAGAGCTGTTAGAACATTTCAGTCCGACCTATAAAGAAGATGACACTGGTCTTGTAGAAAATCTGAATCAGCCCAGGAAAAGGGTCCAGGTACAGGATCTTCTCCCCATAAGTGAAAGAGTATTTCAGATAGCTGTTGACACACTTGGAAAAAACAACGCACTTCAAGCTATCCAAAAATGGATAAGGGAAGAAAAATCCTCATTTCTGGTAAATGTTCTGGGAGATTCTAAAAGCAGTTTAAATGATATCTCAGATGCCATAGGACGGTACCATCATCTAGATCCCAGTGGTACTGAGCTGTCCCTTCCTCGCCAGAAGGCTTTTCAAGTATCATTAGTCAGAAGACTGCTTTCTGATCAAACCCATTTCATCAACGTGGCGAAGAACTATTTCAATGTAAACGATTTTTATGAGCTTTTGAATCGTGTAATAACCCCTGCAAAAGGCAGTGGGAAACTCGGTGGTAAAAGCGCTGGCGTTGCTTTGGCTGATAAAATATTAAAGGCCTCTCCTAAGTATAAAGATCTATTAGAAAATATTAAGACACCCAAAACCTGGTATATTACATCTGATGGGAGTAGAAGTTTCCTAGTATACAACAACCTGGAAGAAGTATTTGACCAGAAGTATAAAGAGATTGCCCAGATTCAGTTTGAATACCCCCACGTGATTCAGGTGTTTAAGAATTCACATCTCCCTCCTGAGATTGTCAGGGGTTTAGCTTTAGCCCTGGATGATTTTGGCGATAGTCCTCTCATCGTCAGAAGTTCCAGTTTGTTAGAGGATGGGCTTGGTGCTGCCTTTGCCGGAAAATATCGTAGCGTGTTTATTGCAAATCAAGGCACTAAGCAGGAGCGGTTAATCGCTTTGATCGATGCTATCGCAGAAGTTTATGCTTCAATGTTTGGACCCGATCCAATAAAATATCGTGCTGAGAGAAACTTGCTTGATTTCCATGAAGAGATGGGAATTATGATTCAGGAGGTTGTTGGTAAAAAAGTAGGCCAGTATTACTTCCCAGCTTACGCGGGAGTTGCATTGAGTAAAAATGACTTTCTATGGTCTCCCCGAATTAAACCGGAGGATGGATTGATTCGTCTTGTGCCAGGATTAGGAACCGGAGCTGTCGATCGAGTAGGGGACGATTATCCTGCATTGATAGCGCCTGGGCAACCGAAATTATCCGTTAATGCTACTCTTGATGAGCAAATTAGATATTCCCCTAAAGCCATAGATGTCATCAATCTAACAACCAATTCATTCGAAACGATTGAACTGCGTAAGATGATGAGTGAGATCGCATCGGAATATCCGAATATTACCGAAGTAATGTCCATTCTGGACAACGATAGATTCAGAAAGATCATGCCCTTACTTGATAACCTTGAAGAATCAAATTTGGTCGTTACTTTTGATGTGCTCAAGAAACAGACTCACTTTATTGAGCAGATGCATGCTATTCTTACTGTTCTAGAAGAAATATTGGGAGTGCCAGTTGATATTGAGTTCGCCTCTGACGGTGATGATCTGTACTTGTTGCAATGTCGACCTCAAAGCTATGGTGAAGAGTATGAGCCCATAGATATACCTGCAGGTATCCCTAAAGACAAAATTCTATTCTCAGCTAATCGTTACGTCTCAAACGGTCTGGTTAAAGGCATTACCCATGTTGTCTATGTTGATCCAGAAAGCTATAGTAAGCTTGGATCAAGAGAGGAATTGCTTAATGTTGGACGAGCTATAGGAAAGTTAAATCAACTACTGCCGCGTAGATGCTTTATTCTCATGGGACCTGGACGCTGGGGTAGTCGTGGTGATATCAGGTTGGGTGTTAATGTTACCTACTCTGATATTTGTAATACAGCTATGCTCATTGAAGTCGCCCGCAAACAAGGAAGTTATGTTCCAGATCTTTCGTTTGGGACGCACTTCTTTCAAGATCTGGTTGAGGCTTCCATTCGGTATTTGCCCTTATACCCAGATGAACATGGAAATGTCTTTAACGATAATTTCTTTTCAGGATCAAGCAATATTCTTAAGCAGCTACTGCCGGAATACGCTTCCCTCGCTGATACTATAAAAGTCATTGATGTAAATAACTCCTTTAGTGGTCAAGAATTGTCCGTTTTTATGAATTCAAGCCAAAACAGAGCGGAAGCTCATATTACTGAGCCAGATCAAAGCAATAATGTACCAGTTCGAAGGAAGAAATCCACCTATACCAATATTGACGCTTTCAATCATTGGAAATGGCGTATGGATATAGTCAAGAAAATAGCCGGTTATCTGGATCCAATCAGATTTGGCGTAAAAGCCTTTTACGTATTCGGAAGTGTGAAAAATTCCACGGCAGGTCCTGAGAGCGATATTGATATTTTGATACATTTTCAAGGAACTGACCAACAGAAGTCCGATTTTTTATTATGGCTAAAAGCATGGAGTTTAGGAATTTCAGAAATGAATTTCCTATGCTCTGGCGTGAAAGCGGGTACGCTTTTGGATATTCATCTGGTAACAGATAAGGATATAGAAAACC
This DNA window, taken from Candidatus Neomarinimicrobiota bacterium, encodes the following:
- a CDS encoding nucleotidyltransferase domain-containing protein, with the protein product MKKKSRSALLLQELREREKELRCIYEIDEILNQQDSSIDELLNQIVHIIPSGWQYPDICQARITFEDQEYCSRKCVESNWGLQADIIIQDEKVGSVDISYIEERPNEVQGPFLKEEQDLIHSIARHIKIALQHRLLKNLFDRKGDVEKHDDEWVTILELLRNTDSPLLERLSRKMTNFLFLGGSEEAKELLEHFSPTYKEDDTGLVENLNQPRKRVQVQDLLPISERVFQIAVDTLGKNNALQAIQKWIREEKSSFLVNVLGDSKSSLNDISDAIGRYHHLDPSGTELSLPRQKAFQVSLVRRLLSDQTHFINVAKNYFNVNDFYELLNRVITPAKGSGKLGGKSAGVALADKILKASPKYKDLLENIKTPKTWYITSDGSRSFLVYNNLEEVFDQKYKEIAQIQFEYPHVIQVFKNSHLPPEIVRGLALALDDFGDSPLIVRSSSLLEDGLGAAFAGKYRSVFIANQGTKQERLIALIDAIAEVYASMFGPDPIKYRAERNLLDFHEEMGIMIQEVVGKKVGQYYFPAYAGVALSKNDFLWSPRIKPEDGLIRLVPGLGTGAVDRVGDDYPALIAPGQPKLSVNATLDEQIRYSPKAIDVINLTTNSFETIELRKMMSEIASEYPNITEVMSILDNDRFRKIMPLLDNLEESNLVVTFDVLKKQTHFIEQMHAILTVLEEILGVPVDIEFASDGDDLYLLQCRPQSYGEEYEPIDIPAGIPKDKILFSANRYVSNGLVKGITHVVYVDPESYSKLGSREELLNVGRAIGKLNQLLPRRCFILMGPGRWGSRGDIRLGVNVTYSDICNTAMLIEVARKQGSYVPDLSFGTHFFQDLVEASIRYLPLYPDEHGNVFNDNFFSGSSNILKQLLPEYASLADTIKVIDVNNSFSGQELSVFMNSSQNRAEAHITEPDQSNNVPVRRKKSTYTNIDAFNHWKWRMDIVKKIAGYLDPIRFGVKAFYVFGSVKNSTAGPESDIDILIHFQGTDQQKSDFLLWLKAWSLGISEMNFLCSGVKAGTLLDIHLVTDKDIENRSSFAAKINAVSDAALPLEMGHLVGNGTDTQTIRA
- a CDS encoding heavy-metal-associated domain-containing protein: MNNYKLIATLVIAATLLMSCGSKPESALPEDWAGRGEIRVYEVFGMDCPGCHGGLEKQLNALEGVVESRADWTSQQVMVLVEVGVEVSDANIHEGMKRANFTPGERLQ
- a CDS encoding Glu/Leu/Phe/Val dehydrogenase — translated: MSSPSFNAFGMAQSQFDNIAEMLDLDQASRDLLRTPMREYHFNIPIRMDDGNMKIFRGFRVQHNDARGPGKGGVRFHPMETIDTVRALSMWMTWKTAAVDIPLGGSKGGVICDPHNLSLHEQEQICRGWVRQIARNLGPVTDIPAPDVMTNAQHMLWMLDEYETIFGGRYPGFITGKPIGVGGSLGRKEATGYGVVITLREMLKEMNIRPMDTTASIQGFGNVSQYAIELYHQLGGKTICVSSWDQEDQKSYSFRKKDGIDLEALQGITNSFGGIDKQKAQDIGYEVLAGDDWLKQDVDILIPAAMENQITKDNVESISNQVKIIAEGANGPTEPGADVIIKNRGIQIIPDLIANAGGVTCSYFEQVQNNMNYYWPRDEVLSKLDAKMTTSYIAVSKLSKNKKLYMRDAAYVIAIGRVVQASKDRGWI